In Poseidonibacter antarcticus, a single genomic region encodes these proteins:
- a CDS encoding TetR/AcrR family transcriptional regulator translates to MKRNRPLNLEKRKAILKASIQEFYKNGFEGSSMDNISKEANVSKATVYNHFKNKEELFLEIANILKLRMDESFTYSYDKNQNIDNQLMDMARKELDFLSCEENITLIQIVTVVMIQKNDVGEKLLSQMSENCMLMASQWFEEAKKDNKLDFESSSFLSTQFIGMIKSFAFYPQLYGAPILSKKEGEEVIKAAVHMITSTYGK, encoded by the coding sequence ATGAAAAGAAACAGACCCCTTAATCTAGAGAAAAGAAAAGCTATCTTAAAAGCTTCAATACAAGAGTTTTATAAAAATGGATTTGAAGGCTCAAGTATGGATAACATATCAAAAGAAGCCAATGTTTCCAAAGCAACTGTATACAATCATTTTAAAAATAAAGAAGAACTATTTTTAGAAATAGCCAATATATTAAAGCTCAGAATGGATGAGAGTTTTACATATTCTTACGATAAAAATCAGAATATTGATAACCAACTTATGGATATGGCTAGAAAAGAGTTAGATTTTTTATCCTGCGAAGAAAATATCACCTTAATACAAATTGTAACCGTTGTAATGATTCAAAAAAATGATGTTGGAGAAAAACTTTTATCTCAAATGAGCGAAAACTGTATGTTAATGGCATCACAATGGTTTGAAGAAGCTAAAAAAGATAATAAGTTAGATTTTGAAAGCAGCTCTTTTTTATCAACACAATTTATAGGAATGATAAAATCTTTTGCTTTTTATCCCCAACTTTATGGCGCACCAATACTGTCTAAAAAAGAAGGTGAAGAAGTAATTAAAGCTGCTGTTCATATGATAACAAGCACTTATGGTAAATAG
- a CDS encoding DUF6272 family protein, which produces MNYTKSHDLHFKDIRPAGSKKVTQDKEKIESRMSDIKELDVAGIKKRYIEFRRIGRDTQDKGAGIGLYKIAPNIQCEFKAINKYTIYHKCLLSYEQQL; this is translated from the coding sequence ATGAACTACACAAAATCACATGACTTACATTTTAAAGACATTAGACCTGCTGGTTCTAAAAAAGTAACTCAAGATAAAGAGAAGATAGAATCAAGAATGTCTGATATAAAAGAACTTGATGTAGCTGGGATTAAAAAAAGATATATAGAGTTTAGACGTATTGGGAGAGATACTCAGGATAAAGGTGCTGGAATTGGTCTTTATAAGATAGCTCCAAATATCCAATGTGAGTTCAAAGCTATAAATAAATATACTATTTACCATAAGTGCTTGTTATCATATGAACAGCAGCTTTAA
- a CDS encoding xanthine dehydrogenase family protein molybdopterin-binding subunit, whose product MERREFLKTSSVAASAFVIGFYIPTKTRASDAKAKEKVLQPNSFVEISSDNTINFIMGQVEMGQGTYTTLAMCIAEELNVDWEEINIKAAPVAPVYNHVWGPLMITGGSSSIWAKQLEMRKIGAALNIMIKEVASKKWKVRTYDVETKNSKVINKKTKEEFTFGELIADLASIKVPNDPKIKDLKDCKIVGKAHSRHPKEAWAKVTGKAEFGLDVRVEGMKYAAVLHPSVFGSKVKSFDAKKAEKRDGVIKVKQIPSGIAVIADTWFVAKEALKDITVEWDLGEFAKVSTSDMDKEYALAMEKDGASMRKDGDSVKAFKEAKNTIELDYDFPFLAHAAMEPLDFVAHHDKNKATVWSTAQSQTLAFGAIMKVLGTKPENITYHTPFLGGAFGRRGAINLDFVLEGLFVAKDEGYPIMTLWTREDDIKLGSYRPKYKNKVKLSLDDNGDITAFDAKVVSQSIFKGSPFAFAYANGVDGAQKEGLVDHPYSIDNHDMQAYIMESPIPVLWWRSVGHTQSAQTLECSIDQAAHIAKKDPIEYRKSMLTDKRFINLLDDVASKADWKNRKIEKNVGYGVAIVKSFGSICAQIAKVRVTKNDYKVEKVWCSIDCGFAFNPQNVENQMISGINFGLATLLSSEITIKDGATVQSNFYDYTVTRISDVPDIEVSIINSGEKIGGIGEPGTPPILAAVPNAIFDATGKLYTSMPIKMV is encoded by the coding sequence ATGGAAAGAAGAGAATTTTTAAAAACAAGTTCAGTTGCAGCTTCAGCTTTTGTTATTGGATTTTATATTCCAACTAAAACTAGAGCCTCTGATGCAAAAGCTAAAGAAAAAGTTTTACAACCAAACTCTTTTGTTGAAATTAGTTCTGATAATACAATTAATTTTATTATGGGACAAGTTGAAATGGGACAAGGTACATATACAACACTAGCTATGTGTATTGCAGAAGAGTTAAATGTAGATTGGGAAGAAATAAATATAAAAGCTGCTCCTGTAGCTCCTGTATACAATCACGTATGGGGACCTCTTATGATTACAGGTGGTTCTTCTTCTATTTGGGCAAAACAATTAGAGATGAGAAAGATTGGTGCAGCATTAAATATTATGATAAAAGAAGTAGCTTCAAAAAAATGGAAAGTAAGAACTTACGATGTTGAAACAAAAAACTCAAAAGTTATCAATAAAAAAACAAAAGAAGAATTTACTTTTGGAGAATTAATAGCTGATTTAGCCTCTATAAAGGTTCCAAATGACCCTAAAATAAAAGATTTAAAAGATTGTAAAATTGTAGGAAAAGCTCACTCTAGACACCCAAAAGAGGCTTGGGCAAAAGTTACTGGAAAAGCTGAATTTGGATTAGATGTTAGAGTTGAAGGTATGAAATACGCAGCAGTTTTACACCCAAGTGTTTTTGGCTCAAAAGTTAAAAGTTTTGATGCAAAGAAAGCAGAGAAAAGAGATGGAGTAATTAAAGTAAAACAAATACCCTCAGGAATAGCAGTTATTGCGGATACATGGTTTGTTGCAAAAGAAGCACTGAAAGATATAACAGTTGAATGGGACTTAGGAGAATTTGCAAAAGTAAGTACTTCTGATATGGATAAAGAATATGCTTTAGCCATGGAAAAAGATGGGGCATCTATGAGAAAAGATGGAGATAGTGTAAAAGCATTTAAAGAAGCTAAAAATACTATAGAACTAGATTATGATTTTCCATTCTTAGCACATGCTGCAATGGAACCTTTAGATTTTGTAGCACATCATGATAAAAATAAAGCAACTGTTTGGTCAACTGCTCAGTCACAAACACTTGCCTTTGGTGCAATAATGAAAGTATTAGGTACCAAACCAGAAAATATTACTTATCACACGCCATTTTTAGGTGGTGCATTTGGAAGACGTGGTGCTATTAATCTTGACTTTGTTTTAGAAGGGCTTTTTGTAGCTAAAGATGAGGGTTATCCTATCATGACTTTATGGACAAGAGAAGATGATATTAAACTTGGAAGTTATAGACCAAAATATAAAAATAAAGTTAAATTATCACTTGACGATAATGGAGATATTACTGCATTTGATGCAAAAGTTGTTAGCCAATCTATTTTTAAAGGTTCACCTTTTGCATTTGCTTATGCAAATGGTGTTGATGGAGCACAAAAAGAAGGTTTAGTAGATCATCCTTATAGTATAGACAACCACGATATGCAAGCATATATTATGGAATCTCCAATTCCTGTTCTTTGGTGGAGATCAGTTGGACATACCCAATCAGCACAAACATTAGAGTGTAGTATTGATCAAGCAGCACATATAGCTAAAAAAGATCCAATCGAATATAGAAAGAGTATGTTAACAGATAAAAGGTTTATTAATTTACTTGATGATGTAGCTTCTAAAGCTGATTGGAAAAATAGAAAGATAGAGAAAAATGTAGGTTATGGTGTAGCCATAGTTAAATCATTTGGTTCTATCTGTGCTCAAATTGCAAAAGTACGTGTTACAAAAAATGACTATAAAGTTGAAAAAGTTTGGTGTTCTATTGATTGTGGATTTGCATTTAACCCTCAAAATGTTGAAAATCAAATGATTAGTGGGATTAACTTTGGTTTAGCCACTCTTTTAAGTAGTGAGATTACTATAAAAGATGGTGCAACAGTTCAAAGTAACTTCTATGATTATACAGTAACAAGAATTTCGGATGTTCCTGATATTGAAGTAAGCATTATAAATTCTGGTGAGAAAATTGGTGGTATTGGTGAACCTGGAACTCCTCCAATCTTAGCAGCAGTTCCAAATGCTATATTTGATGCTACTGGAAAACTATACACATCAATGCCAATAAAAATGGTATAA
- a CDS encoding (2Fe-2S)-binding protein translates to MSTKITIDKKSYDLTINPETPLLWALRDHLNLTGTKFGCGVGQCGACTVLVDGVATRSCITPINTINNKKITTIATNSDKTVQKLQKFWVQEDVVQCGYCQSGQIMNASGLLKANSKPSDDEIISAMNGNICRCGTYNKIKTAIKAATVEV, encoded by the coding sequence ATGTCTACAAAAATAACTATTGATAAAAAAAGTTATGATTTAACTATTAACCCAGAGACTCCATTGCTTTGGGCTTTAAGAGATCATTTAAATTTGACAGGAACAAAGTTTGGCTGTGGTGTTGGACAATGTGGAGCATGTACAGTACTTGTAGATGGCGTTGCCACTAGAAGTTGTATCACACCAATTAACACGATTAACAATAAAAAAATTACAACAATTGCAACAAATAGCGATAAAACAGTTCAAAAATTACAGAAGTTCTGGGTTCAAGAAGATGTAGTTCAATGTGGATATTGTCAATCAGGACAAATCATGAATGCTTCAGGTCTTTTAAAAGCAAACAGTAAACCAAGTGATGATGAAATCATATCAGCAATGAATGGTAATATTTGTAGATGTGGAACATATAACAAAATTAAAACAGCTATTAAAGCTGCAACAGTAGAGGTGTAA